The sequence AGCTGATCTGAAGAGGGTAGTTGTGGCGGAGGACACTCACTCTCCTGCTCTTGGGTCCCTGCATCCCAGCAACAAGGATTGGTTTGCCTGCCCGTCCTGGTTGCAAAATAGCCACAAGCCCTGGAGAGCTCCAGGTAACCTTTTCAACCTCCTGCCCCACCGGGACTTCCAGAGGCAGAGGGGCCGACTTCCCAATGGTGCTGATCACTATCTCCCCTACTGATTCCCCTCCCAGGATTCCTGGTCCtgcagatggagagagaaaaccaCAGCTTCAGCGTCAGAGTCTCCCTGGCCACTTGGGGCAGCCATAGGTCCCAtccagcccctcctgcccagaCCACTCCAGCCTCCCCATCAGGTCCAGCgggtctccttcctctcccctgacCACACAGACCAACCCTGGCCCCCCCACTCTCTCAAGGGTGTTCACCCCTCTCCTCGGGGCCTGAAGGGGACAAGACTCCTTCCTCCAGCTTCCGTCCACTCTAGAGCTGCCAAGCAGGGTGTGTGCTTGGGTTTCAGGTACCTGTGCGTGAGGGTGGCACCAAGACAGGGAGGGAGCTGTTGTTACCAACTGGGTTCTTGACCACAGAGGTAAGGTTCAGAGCACTGTTCCCAGGTCTCAAGGAGACACTGAGGACAGACCCTCCGTGGGACACAACAGCCCCAGGGGTGTCCAGCTGTAGGTCACAGTGCCTCCTCTGCTTTCTGCCATCCATGTTAGGATGACGAGGCAGTGTCCATTCCCACTCATCCTAGAGCTCATTGTGACACGGGGCCGGGCCAGCTGCTCTTTGTGTGCAACAAAGAACCAACGGAAGACTGGAAAACTGCTCTGGACCTTCCCTTCACAGGGCAGAAGCAGGAGGCGTGGCTGCCAAGACCCTGCGCCACCCTGAATATACAGAAGGAACAACAGAGGCAGAAGCTGGCCACGTCTATTCTCAAGCTTTGGGCTTTATAAGGCATGTCACTTAATATCTCCTCAGATTCCCAGAACAATCTTATGAAGTAGGTAGGGAAGGTGTTATATCTACTCTATTAAGTTACTTGCCCAGAGTCTCATCGATCCTAAATCCAATGGATCTGATCTCAAAGCTGAATTCCCACCCTGCCCTGAGTAGATGAAGGCTGTCTGTACGGGCAAACAAGGAACCGTGTTGTAATTACATCTTCCTCCAGTAGGGTGCTCTGCAGTATACACTGAGCTTCCAGATGCTGAACCAGGCTCCCAGAGGAGGTGGCCCTATGCCTTTGAGGTTTCTCCTACGTCCTTGCATTCCCTTCCACCTCCACTCCATCCCTTCTCATCCCGGGACCAGGCACCCAGATGCTCTCCTTAATGTATCCAGAGTCTCGTTATTTGCCCACCTGCCTCCCCAGGCCAGAATCAGGACGGTTTGAGGGCAGCAGCAAGAGCAGTTGCAGACAACAGACAATCAGGACAGGCAACAAAGTCACAAGGCTTGGGAGAAGACTGCTCTGCTATTGGGCCTCTGCCCTGGGGTCCACCTGACAGTAGCCCCAGGGGCAACTCAACTGTGCAAAATAGGACAACACAGCCCGGAATGTCCCCCAGGAGAAGGCAAGCTGGACATGTCCACTGCTGGGTAACTTTCTGCTGCCTCACTCCAGTGTGTCTTCCATAGACCAGGCCCTGGGATCCAAACCCTTCCCCTGCGACCCCTCCTGCAGGCCCTTGTCTCTTCAGTGTCCTCTCAAGCTCAGGAAGATAAATACAGGGACATATGAGAAATCCAGGGTGTGGCATTGGGGTACCTGAGTTCTATTCCCAGCTCTCTGCATCTTTCTAGCTCTCTGTCACGggtatgtcatttttttctctctgagactcagtctcCTTAGCCTAGAAATCAAAACCCCTTTCCTGCCTGTTAGCAAGGCTGTCACGAACCGCCACTGACTTGGGAAATACCCTGTGAAGGATGAAAGCCTGGCCCCTTATCATCACTCTTGCCCCAGGAGCCCTCTCTGATTGGTTAGCACAGCTTTATATCCTGTCCAGAACGCGCACTGAGCTCATCTTGCCAGAATGACCATCAGCATAGTGCGAGGGCTCTCCCACCACCCCTGGGGTGAACAGTCCTACCCCAGGTCCCAGCAGCCCCTCACCCAGTGTTCCCTCGCCCTGTCTGAGGAATGGGCCACAGCCATTGCAGGCCAGTTTATGGCAGAAATGCTTTCTCCCCAACCATGTGAACCTGACCTTGGCAATTCCATCATCcccgacttaaaaaaaaaaaaatgccttcacTTAATAGGAATATTTCCTGTCACATAGACCAGGAAGATGTCTGAGAAGGATATCCACTTTCTCTCCATCACTTAGCTTCCTGTGTTCATCCTCACTCCTCATTGGTACCTTTCCTGCGACCCACTGTAGAGGAACAGCTCTGCCGTGGCATCATGGTGACCTTGCCTGGTGAACTTGCCCTCCATGGCCTCCTTGTTCCTCAAGCAAAGACTAGAATCACGGCTAATCCGAGTCTTGCAAAAGGCCTTGTGATCCTCCCAGAACACGACAGGAGGGTGGCCTGTGAAGAATTACCTTGAAGCCATCTCCCACAGGACTCCCACCGGTCCCTCCTGGGAGGCTGTCATGAGCAGTTTGTCATGGGGTTCAGGGCTTCCTGCTCCACCCTCGCAGAACAGAGCTGCTGACTACGAAACCTTTTCTCTGCAGTCTAGAATTTGTTTCTCAGCAACCCCCGTTATGTTcatccagttccttttttctcaGTGTCATCATTTCTGGGGCGTGGGATGAGGACCTTTGGCCACTCTCCCTCTCACTACCTATATAAGTAATAAGCTGTTTGAATCTAAAAGTACTTGACTGTGTCTTCACTGGCCGATCTTGCTGCTGCGTATGCCtgacaccccccgcccccgactCCTTGTCCCCTTTGTAGTTTCCCCTGCTAAAACAGTCGTCTAAATTTCCTTAAATGAATATGATAATAGTGTTCTCGTACATCTGTACAGAGCTTTACAAAGTTCTTTCCCATGaatttcattctcacagaaggtagTGTTCCTATTTTAGCAAGGAGAAAGCTCAAGGCCACACAAGTAGGTTGTGGCAGAAGCCAGTTCTCAGGGCCTGAAATACCATTCTCTGCCCAGACCCAGCGGTTCTGCTGCAACTGGTCTGGGACACGTCCTGGGCCCCGAGATTTTTCAGGGTATTCTCCCAGGTAACtctattttccatgtttttccCCAGTGAGCACGTGTTAGCcttttaattagaaagaaaattagaaatgtaacCAAAGTGGGAAAGGCTATAAAAATGACTGAAAGACAGTCACCACACACACCCACCTGTTGCCGTTCCCCAGACACTCACCATAGACGTGCAGGCTGTACTCCCAGGCGTGGGTGATGCGGGAACTCCACAGATTAACGTGGGCTCGGTAGGACCCTGCACCCTCCCAGCTCAGGTGGCTGATCTGCAGGGAGCAGCCTGGGCCCACCACACTCAAACGACCCCAGTACTGCGTTTCTGCCTGGTAAAAGGTGTCTGGCCCTCCAGCTTCTACCAAGGTTACCGTGGCTATTACCCCGGACACCAAACGACACATCCAGTAGATGCTCTCCACCTGCTGTCCATCCTGCAGCTGTAGGGGCAAAATGACAGACCCCCCTAGGGTCCCAGTTACCACCGTGGGGGCTGAGTCCTCTCTGGAAGCCCCTGGTCCTGCAAACACAGAACAGAGGTTTCAGAGGCAGCCTATTACATTGGAGGCTCACAACAGGCCTGAGAGAGAGTCAGGGCCatgattattattcctattttataggtgagaaaacagagatcCACAGAATTTAGATGCCTTGCTCAAGACTACATAGCTAGTTATAGGGATAGAACTAGAACACAACTTGGTCACTCCTCCACACCAAAGTGGTCTCCTTCAGCATTTACATTAATTAACATATAAGGAAATAATCAATGAAGGCTGTCCTAAGGGTTGCAGGTACTAAGTGTCATGGAGAGTAAGCAAAATTCTTGGGAGGGGCCTGTGGGGGCGGTGATCTCTGCTGTTGCTGTGAGTCACTCTCTTGCCCATTCAGGGAATAGGACCAGAACTCACTTAGCCCAGCTGCATCCACAGCAGGAACTGCTTTCCAGCATCCCCCATAATTGCTTATTTGGCCACTTCTGAAACAAAAGCCAGCTCCTCTGAGGCCCAGCCAGGAATCTGGGAACATATCTTTCCAGAGCAGGGGGTATGGTGCTGTGCTGGCCAAGCCAGGTTAAGCACGGTCAGTGGGACAGTCATTTGGATACCAGCCTATACTGCCCTTGAGAGAAGAGTGTAACACCAGGGCACTAGTCAGACTGCCCAAGTTCAAGCCATTGCTCTACCAGgtgctagctgtgtgatctttggcaggttacttaacctctctgagtcctggttttctcacctgtgaaacagGGAGTATCATCTTCCAGGATTTTGTgagtgttaaatgagataatgcaaggAAATGCCTCACTATGGTATTATTAAAGATACTTAACGTCACTGACATAAGTTGGTGACTGCATCTTGTTTGCATCCTTACCAAAACTAGTCAGTGCTCTTGcagggaaatgtaaaaaaaaacactcctaaGTAGTGCGACCCACCTCTATTTTTGCAACACCGACACAGTCCCAGGAGGCAGAAAGTCTGAAACTGACTCAGGTCTGCTGCATAGCTGTTTAAAGAGAAAAGGCTGCCTGGCCCGGGGAGGGATGCAGGTCCTGATTCAAACTGGAATCTAGATGCACTGGCCGCATCACTGATTCCTAGGCCTGGTGGTGAGGTTTTTCTGCTGAAAGTTGAACTGAGAAGTCCTGTGATAGTAGCTGTGGTGACGAGGAGTAGGGGTGTGGTTGCTGTCTTGTGGGAGTGGGGATTCCACACTGTGGGGACGTACAACATCCTGTGTGCCCACCACAGAATCCACTTGACGGCCTGGCGTTCATTTCTTCCATGGAGCTCTTCTGGCTCCACTTGGAGGATGGTACAAATCGGCTGGAAGCATGCCAAGGCAGTGCTGGCACCAGATGGATCTTTCTCATCCCAAGTTGGCCCAGGACCTAAAGTCTGGCCCGGAGGAATTCCACCTTGACCAAGCAGCTATGGTCACCCTTGCACCCTTGAGCGCAGTAACTCGTTAAGCCTAGTTCAAGTGCTACTTCCTTTCTGGAGCCTTAGCTGAGCTCCATACTTCCAGTCTGGCCATGCTTTCCTCCTAGTTTCCTTCAGCCTGTGCTTTTGTTGGCTTGTTTTGTTTAAAGCTTTTACTTCATTCTGCCTCATACAACTAGctgggttgtttgtgtttcccCATAGTTCATGAGCTCCCCAAGGACAGGAGAAGGTAGAAGGGAATTAGTATCTGAGCAATAAAGTAAAGTAAGGCTGATGGTTTAGCCACGTGGTTAGGTGCAGTGGGATGTGTGTAGAGCTTCCctttctgaatcctttttctggaTTCAATGAGGGAAAGAGACACAAAGGGATCAGATCAGTACATGAAACGCCAGTGCCAGACACTGCTGAGGACGTTAAGCACATTATTTTATCTAACTTTCCCAGCAAACTAGTAAGGTCCGTATTTTtattcccacttcacagatgaagacCATGAGACTCAAAGAGCTTAAGAAAAttacttgcccagagtcaccAGCTAGGAAGCAATAGAGGTCACATGAAACCCAAGTTCGCCTGACCCCGAAGCTTATGCTCTGTTGACTACACTGCGCTGCCAGCAGCAGAATTGCACCACACCTAATTCCTCCCTGTGTGCCACTGACCCCgttccccaccacacacacacagcacaggaCCAGCACACAAGaggcctcaataaatgtttctggaATTGAACCGAagaaatatgaacattttttaaGGCAGGACCTGTCTCACCCATTCTTTTGCCACGTGCCCTAGGGATGCCCCTGTGAACAGTGACCTCCAAGGGCCTGGCCTGGACGCCACAGAGGAAGGGAAGCTCACAGATGTGCTTGTTGCTTCATGGAGGGTTATGAAAGTGGAGGCAAGGGGAAGCTTCCAGGAATCCGGCGTCTGAGTTTCAATTCTGTGACTTTGGTTGGGGACACTGTGGCTCTCTGAGTTTCCTTGCTGCTGCTGCATTCCCACAGCTGGGCCGTGCTGACTTCCATTCTCACAGATCACCAGCTGTGTGCCGGAAGATGTCACCTAATCTCTCAGTCCACCGTCTGTAAAATGTGCTTAATACTACCTGCCTTATCTATATCACAAGATTGTTGTGGGGATcagattatttaatttctttctttctttaataaatttatttatttaattttttatatttggctgagttgggtcttcgttgctgtgcgcgggctttctctagttgcggtgagtgggggctgctcttcgttgcggtgctcgggcttctcactgtggtgactccttttgctgtggagcacgggctctaggtgcgtgggcttcagtagtcgtggcacatgggcctagttgctccgcggcatgtgggatcttccgggaccggggctcgaacctgtgtcccctgcattggcaggtggattcttaaccgctgcgccaccagggaagccggggatcagaatattttaaatttgagtaaaagttctttataaacTGCCAagttttaaacacatttaaagGATTCTACAGCAGGCTTAGGGGACACCCTAAAGGCTGGGGTGGTGGCCACCCTGAAAGCATGTGACCCTAATAACCAGTGCCAGCTGGTTTCCTCCTAAATGAGGATGAAAGCAAAAGACGGAAACTCTGGAAGCTAAGAGCAGAACCTGGCCCCTCCCAAGGGGTTTCTTAAGAGCTCTGTTCCTCTGGCCTCCAGTTCTCCAGCCTGTTTCCTGCCACCACCCAGGTCCTTGGGGCCATGGGAGTGAGCAGTAAGAACCCAGAGGGACAGGAACAGCCACAAGGTGCCAGGTTTGAGATCCCCTACTGGAGTCATTTATGCGACAGGAAAGCCCAATTCACAATAAAGGTGACTCTCAGAGCTTGGGGGAGAGAGCATAAGAGGATCATGCTTGAAATGGCAAGATGCAGATGAGGTCCTGAAACTGGCTGTGGCGGATCTCCTATCTCATGCCTCCACCATCGGTCTGTCTGGGGACTTCCAGGGTCCTTGTGACTCACTAGCAGAAGAAGTGTGAAAGTGACAGGACACAATCTGGGTTTGCATGGTCTGAGATGATAGCACACACACCCctcatacgcacacacacacacacacagagtctggcTCCCAGTGAGGCAGCATCTTCAGTGAAAATGACCCATTGCTGGAGAAACCCAACATGCAGGCAGATAGAGGTGCCTGGGAGGCAGTGGCAAGGACAGACTTACCAGTGAGAAGACCTAGGAGGAGCAAGGACCACCGTAGAGAAAGGCCCACAATATGCAGCAGACTGGCCTGCCTCACAGCAGCTGACGGACCGTGTGCATGTAAATATCAGCCCACAAACATTTCCCATTTTTAGACTTCACTGCTTTAATCACATGTAGTTTTTGAGTCACATGCTATGAAAATAAGGGGATATGAAAGAAAGAAGTGTGAGAGGTAACAGAGTGAGCTATTTAAAAGCCAAAGCTGACGCTGTCTCAGCCTTGCTTTAAATCCTTCTAAGGTCCCCCCCATCCCCTACAAGGTAAAGTCCAGGGTCACAGTCCTGACAGATGAAATCCTTCAGGATCTGCTGGCTTCCCTACATGAGCTCGGTCTCATGGTGTCCCTGAGCCTCACGCCTGGACTCCCACCTCACATACCTTATGATTTCTCACTCTTGTAAATTGACTCCTGCAATTTGGCTTACTGGACCGCCCTAGTCCCTGCCACCTGGCTCACCTGCCTCCCTCTAATATCCTCTTGTTCCCCGACTAAAGTCATCACCACCTTGAGAAAGGCTTCGCCTGAAACGCCACACTAGAACAGTTGCCCTCTTCTGGGCCTCTCAGTTTCCCCCTACTAGCCTCTATGGTAACACCCATCCTGCTCTCCCATAAACAACTGCTTACTTGCATACACTTCCTAGTAGTCTCTCAGCCCTTTGAAGGTAAGGTCTACTTTTTTCACCTTTCAGTTCCCAGTGACTAGCTCAGTATCAGCATATAGTAAGGGCTTAGTTCCTACACGCTTGGTAAGTCCATGAGCAGACACGGAGTCAACAGGCAGAGAAGAACGAGCCCAGAATGGCCCAGAGACGAAAATGGGAAAGGCACAGGCTTGACTGTAGCTTCTTAGGCACAGAAACAAGGCTGGAAGAATCCAGGGGACAAGACTTTTGGGACCTCCTCTGCCTCCAACCACGAAGGACGACCAGATATCATTTTACTCTCTTGCCCTGTTAGTGGTACGGTTGAGGGTGTTGTGTGAAAAGTCCTGGTGTTCCCCTCCACACCAAGGAGTCCTGATGGCTTTGCTAGACTATGCAGGCTCCTCTGACATCTCCATGAGAATGTGATTGTGACTAGTGTCACCTGTCACTAGTCACAATCTAGTCAGAAGTAAGGCTCCCTTATTCCTTGGACTTTGATAAGTATCTCCCTGGCCTTCCGTGTGTGGAGGCTAGGTGCCCCGACAAGACTTGAAGAGAATCTATGTTGCTTTTAAGAACATCACCAACGGTCTCCCATCAGTCACATCCTGTAGATTCTTTGGTCCTTATCTTATATGACCGCTTGGTGGAATTTGACATTGGAACACTCCTTACTTGAAACCCTCTCTTGAGGGTGCTGCGGGATGCTCTTCTCACTGGGTTCTCCTCGCTCAATTATTCAACACACACAGGATGAGCTCCTGCTGGGAGCTGCAAAGGCACTGTGTTGAGACTGGGGATTCAAAGATGAAAAGAAGTTTCTGCAAGCATGTTGCCCACAGGCCAGTGGGAAAGTCacatcaatagaaaaataaagttatgtgAATGATTTAGCGTCAGGAGGGATTGGGTGCAGTGGGGTGTGTGTGAAGCTTTTTGATCTGAATCCTGCCTCTGCTGCTTTCTAGCCCTGTGACCTTAGCAAACTACCTTCCAGTAAATAAGACTCCCCCACTATCATTTATTTCCCTGAAGGTGGTTTTAGtgcttaaaaaaatcattcatagGTTATACTGCTTTTAAGAATTCATAttcagggacttcgctggtggtccagcagttaagagttcgctctcccaatgcagggggcctgggttcgattcctgatcagggaactagatcccccatgctgcaactaaagatcccacacgtggcaacgaagatgctgtgtgccacaactaagacctggcccagccaaataaacaaatactttgaaaaaaaaaagaattcatattcaatttactaaaaaaaacccGAACAGACAAATTAAAAACCTGTCAGCCTTAAGGCCAGTTCAGCTTACGAACATATTGTTCCATTTACAAGTCAGGAAACTTTTAGTAACCCTTTTTAGTGGCTACTGATAATATTTgactcattttacaaatgtataaATTGATTCCCTTAAGGACTTCAAACCTCACTATTGAATGTCATATATTTAATTTCCTTCTAAAGTATTTTAATCAACAAATAAGCCTCCCCAAATACTTAAAGAGAGCTTATAAATCTaataattaaagttttaaatatggTGATTCttaagtggttttaaaatattcaatacttCATATATACTTAAGATTTCCAACTAAAATCAAAGTGTAAATCAATTACTCAATTAACACAGTTCAAATCAGAACCACAAAGTTAACTATAACTTTAATAAGCTGAATTTCTTAAACAATACATATGCTTAAACAAAAAGTATTAACTGATATCTTGAACATGTCTATTCTGAATTCCTTATCTTTCCAGGATTGAAAGATTCATAGCTACAAAGGAAACAATCATCTCAATCCCAGCTATTCCCTGGGCCACTTTCTCAACCAAGGACAGTTGGTTAATGATCAGATATCACTGAGACTTTAGCTGATGGTCCCTTTATTTACTTTGTTGATGCCCTCTAAAAGGCTGGTCTCATGCCCTTGTCCCCTAGATTCAATTTGCACACTGTGATATTACCTAATTTTTCCCCTTCCTGCAACTACAGAACTtgatttt comes from Delphinus delphis chromosome 1, mDelDel1.2, whole genome shotgun sequence and encodes:
- the LOC132423296 gene encoding LOW QUALITY PROTEIN: SLAM family member 9-like (The sequence of the model RefSeq protein was modified relative to this genomic sequence to represent the inferred CDS: inserted 1 base in 1 codon) encodes the protein HAHGPSAAVRQASLLHIVGLSLRWSLLLLGLLTGPGASREDSAPTVVTGTLGGSVILPLQLQDGQQVESIYWMCRLVSGVIATVTLVEAGGPDTFYQAETQYWGRLSVVGPGCSLQISHLSWEGAGSYRAHVNLWSSRITHAWEYSLHVYEQLARPRVTMSSRMSGNGHCLVILTWMAESRGGTVTYSWTPLGXVVSHGGSVLSVSLRPGNSALNLTSVVKNPVGNNSSLPVLVPPSRTESLQEPNITASSQIMKDGTCFITLACWMDQAGEDVKQSWDPQGQGAVASHRRTTLSVSWRSGVSDRYRCTAKNPISQSSSSIPVRPLCSGSFLLCSLRKEFLLFLTLGALQIK